In Flavobacteriales bacterium, a single genomic region encodes these proteins:
- the rsmH gene encoding 16S rRNA (cytosine(1402)-N(4))-methyltransferase RsmH: MEQGYHTPVLLHDSIEGLSIKGDGAYVDVTFGGGGHSKAILERLDSGRLYAFDQDPDALGEEIDDERFVFIRQNFQFLKNNLRLHGVISIDGLLADLGVSSHQFDIPERGFSTRFDAPLDMRMDQDRELTARLVLHEYGKEDLKAVFWRGSDLRGVGRLVDSIISARDQGLETTEDLKRALQRVTPHRKGAQFLAQVFQAIRIEVNEELKALETMLTQVIDILEPGGRLVVISYHSIEDRMVKNFIRSGNAEGKVDKDIYGRSEIPLKAINRKVIVPSEEEIENNPRARSAKLRIAEKL, translated from the coding sequence GTGGAGCAGGGGTACCATACGCCCGTTCTTTTACATGATAGCATAGAGGGGCTTTCCATCAAAGGCGATGGAGCCTACGTAGATGTGACATTCGGTGGGGGTGGTCATAGTAAGGCGATACTCGAAAGACTCGACTCGGGAAGACTTTACGCCTTTGACCAGGATCCGGATGCACTCGGTGAGGAGATCGATGATGAGCGTTTCGTTTTCATCCGACAGAATTTCCAATTCCTCAAGAACAATCTCAGATTGCATGGGGTGATTTCCATAGATGGACTACTGGCCGATCTCGGAGTCTCTTCCCATCAATTCGATATACCGGAACGTGGTTTCTCCACTCGGTTCGATGCGCCACTGGATATGCGTATGGATCAAGACCGGGAATTGACGGCACGACTTGTTCTCCATGAATACGGCAAAGAGGATTTGAAAGCCGTATTCTGGCGAGGAAGCGACCTGAGAGGTGTCGGTCGATTGGTCGATTCCATCATCAGTGCTCGTGATCAAGGATTAGAGACCACCGAGGATCTGAAACGAGCGCTTCAGCGCGTCACACCTCATCGAAAAGGTGCCCAATTCCTAGCGCAGGTCTTCCAAGCCATACGCATCGAGGTCAATGAGGAGCTCAAAGCCTTGGAGACCATGCTCACACAGGTCATCGACATCCTTGAGCCAGGCGGCCGACTCGTAGTCATTTCCTACCACAGTATCGAGGATCGTATGGTCAAGAATTTCATTCGAAGTGGGAATGCAGAAGGCAAGGTCGACAAAGACATCTACGGAAGAAGTGAGATTCCTCTAAAAGCTATCAATCGCAAGGTCATCGTACCGAGCGAAGAAGAAATTGAAAATAACCCAAGAGCACGAAGTGCAAAGCTGAGAATAGCCGAGAAGCTATGA